The Periophthalmus magnuspinnatus isolate fPerMag1 chromosome 12, fPerMag1.2.pri, whole genome shotgun sequence region ATAAGATTGTCCTGAGGCAAACACTTGCTTTAGCGACACCACAGCATTGTCAACAGTCAGGCCTTGTACTTTGTGGATTGTAACAGCCCAGGAAAGTGCAAGAGGAAACTGACGACGTTTCTCCCCTTTGCTGTTAGccctttcctcctctggctGTATCCATGTGGAGTTTATTAAAGCAGGTGCAGTGGATGGGTACTTCTTTCGTCTCTGTGTACCAACATTGATGTCATCAAACTGAACATACACAGCTTCAGGAAGtccatttctttctgtttcacTAATATGTGTTACAGTTCTGCAGACTCCATTGACTAATCCATCCTCCACATCAATGTTTTTACACAGCATAACTCTAGCAGGAACACCCAAAAATAGCTGTTTCTGCAGACTGGTGAGGTTGTTTTTACTGTGAGGTGTGACTTTGCTTTccatttttccagttttcctGTTGTAGTGATAGTCCTGTGCATCTATTGTTTGATAGTCAGGACAAGTGGCTTGGAGCTGGTTAAAGTTATGTTCATTTACCTGTGAATTTGTTGGAAAAATATGTAGAGCAGAAGACTGCTCTCCAGTTTCACGACTTTGTAGAATGTGGATGTCTTCATGAAGCATGGGTGTCCCTTTCGATCGTGTTCTTAATCGGTTCAGTAATTCTGCAAATGTGGTATCCTTCTGTCTGACAATTGTTTTCAGTTCAGCCATTTGGAAACTTGACCAAAAGTTCACAGGTAGATTGTCAGTGTACAAGCCTTTTGCCATAACTGGTGGTAACTGATAGAAATCACCAACTGCTATAAGGCTGACATTTCCAAAAGGGGAAACATCACCTCTTTGCTTGATTTGCCTCAGCCGTCCATGTATATATGTGAGCAGTTTATGAGAAACCATTGATATTTCATCAATGATTACTAACTTGAGGTCAATATATTTGGCACGGAGAGAATTGAGTTTTTCTTCACCTAATGGTATGTAGGGAAGTGTCACATCTGTTCCAATGCTAAATGCACTGTGAATTGTAGATGCATTTAGATTGTATGCTGCCATACCAGTGGGTGCTGTTATTAAAACACTCATGTTGTCTGGGTGGCGTCGCATTGGAGCAAACAGACGATTGGCTTCGTACTAAATGGCCCGAATCAAGTGACTTTTCCCTGTGCCAGCGCCACCAGTGATGAACACATGTAAAGGTTCTGGATCATTTCCATTGACTTTTTGTATGcaccatttttgtattttgaaaaatatagacAGCTGGATGTCATTTAAAGATCGAATTAAATCCAAACCTTCAGCTTGAGTCATcgcattgtgttgtttttctaaatGAGCAGTTTCTTTGTTAGCTATCCCTAAATCAGGAATATGGGGCAAGGGGTCTTCGTCATCCAGTTTACTCTGTGCAAGTTCATCAGTGGCTTCCAAACGTTCTGCTTCTTGCTCAGGACAAAGCATGGCCCAAGCATcctctaatatttcattagaGTCCAGATTATTTTTAATCTCTTCCAAATCTTCAGTTTCAATGTCATAGTGAGATCTGTTTGAATTCACAATTGACATCACTGAAACGGTCTGGTTGCCAAGCTGCACTGTGCCTTCTTTgtagaactgttcaaaagaatgAAATGATGAAGGTTTGAGGTCGTTATCATGACGATAAGgaaaaaacagctgtaacaGGCTCTTATAATATAGCTCAGGATTCTTTGTTTGGGAAAACCGTGCATAGCGCACAACAGCAGGTTTGGTTCTGAATCGCTTTGAAATATATCCACATGAATTCTGTAACTTGATCGCATTTTTGGATTTCTTTTCTGATGTACTTAACACACGGTATTCTGATGCAAATGTGGCTATGCACATATTATCAAAAGTGTCATTCTGTGGTCTGTTCTTATATCGATCCACAAATCCAGTCATCCAAATGTCATTGTTTCctgactttttcagttcatttagtGGTTTGGTGAGTTTGAAAATTGTGTCACCTGTGGGGATAAACACAACTTTCCTTGAACATTCTTTCAGGTGCATTTGAGTGATTCTGTACACAGCTTCTTGTGCAGACACATCACGGTTGTGGAGGTAGGCTTGACCAATCTTCTTCATAGCTTCTTTGGCATCAGAATTTCCCTGTTTTGTGGCCTcttggtgtgtttgtttcaacaacagccccatctctctctcagatTTGGACATATAGCTGATAATATAAACGATACAAGCATATACATCAACCACATACTGGATGTCCATGTTGGCATtccaacatttcaacaaaagtGGATTATATGGATTAATCCAAATTTCATTGACATCTCTTTGCAGGACAATTTGCATGCgtttttcaacacatttaagtGCTTTTTCCCATACTTCCTGCGTAATGCcaacattttgaaacagttGCTGGATACTCGTAATGGGATTGTCTTTATCCAGAAGTGCTTTTTTAACAGTTGTCAGTATTTTCATTGCATCCTCTTCTTTCATAAAGTTCTGTTCATTCTGAGAGCATATGCATTCCACAGTGGCTTTATTTTGTTCTTGGCTGTTTGTTGCAGTGTCACCTTGGCACTTTggcattttctgttttttggtgaTGAAAGTACGTTCAGATACAGGGCGTGGGAAATTGAACCGGCAGGCTGTATTCTTTTTCTTACAGATTTTCGAATGGCGTTGAGAATGTTGCTGCACGGAGGTAACAGTTTCAGCTAATTGATGATCGAGGGTGGGTATTTCACATGTTATGTACTTGTCGATGAATTGCACCACTTcttcatctgtgttttttccaATCTCAGGAGCATCTTCAATCCAAAATAAAGCGTGTACATGGGGTGATCCACGTTGTTGAAATTCTACACGATaaaagtaatctttaatctttccAATTGGATTCAATGAAGATAGTAACACGTAATTCAACAAGAGATGCCACCTGTAGTCAAACATGCGTGCTGCAGTGACAGGGCGATTACGCAACAGTTCACACCTTTCTGCATACTCCAAACTCTCAGAAGTTTCAGTTCTCCCCTCTTGCTTCAAAATTGAATTTAAAAGCCCTCCCCAGCGCAAGTCTGCAGACGAAAAACTGCAGAAGAAAGTTGGTTTTCCCAGATTCCGCACCATGGCAAGTAAATCTTTTTGTGCACCTTGCCAGAAGCTTGGAGTACCTCTTATTGGCCTTAGAAAGCGATATCCTTCATCAGTCTTAATGATATCCTGCAAAGACTCGATGTTTTGTGGAGCGTTGTCTTTTTGgcttgcagggtttgtgtgtcctTTGCGTGATGCTATTGACACTTGCTGTATGACTTGCTGAACTTCTGACAtgtattgtgcaaaaaaaatgtattcaacgcACTTTGCAAACCTTCCATCAGCGTGCAAtattctgttattaaaatatcGTGCCAATGTCAAGTAGTACTGTCTGGGCGTATGATAAGTATTGTTCCCTGATGGAAAAAGATATGGAAAGGATTTTGCTTCATTATCTTTATCTGACAAAATACGCACAGGATTGTTTCCTTCAGCAGGTGCCAGATTAATTATATCTTCAAAACCCTGATCAAGAGTTTCTTGACCAAGATCAACAGGCATGGAACAAGAATCTTGATAAATACAGTGGTTCTGTCGGTCATGTAGagtttcatcttcttcatcaggagactcagtttgttttgaattattgttCAAGACTTCTTCAGTGTGTTTCTCTTCTTCATGTTGAGTTTTGTCTTGTGCATCTTCAGGGGAACTGTTTTTTTGTGCGTTATCATTAGAGTCGTCTTGTGCttggttttcttcttctttagcAAACTCATTCACccattcttcatttatttctatgtcttgataatattgattgttttcctttaaatatttaagtgcTTCTTTCAGGTGATTTGTGTCGACAAAGTGATATTCATAATGTCCTTTGTAAGATAGCTTGCGCTTTAATTTAACACGTAACAGACAACCTTCTAGATTTGACCGAGgcaaaacagaacaagtatgaTTTACTGAAGAAGGGATGCAAAAAAATGGTCCGTGGCATCCATTTTGACCACCCTTTGGTAAAGCTAATACTTTCATAAATGGAATGTTTAAAGcaatcaaatgtttttcaagatgaTTCAAACAAGCCAACTCAAGAGGAATTGAATCCAGTTGTAAATTGTTTCCCCACCATTCTGCTGGGGTTACACCTCTTTGGATCTTTGAATGACAAACCTTGCACATCCAAAGCTCACCTCTTGATTCTTGTAATGGACATGGTGCATTGCAGTCAGAGGTACATTCATGCAAATACTCATCTGAGACACATGTTTCCGCCGTTACTTgagctgctttgtttttgtagttcttTTGTTTGTATGGAACTACTGCTGCTTTAAACATGGATCGGAAACATACACAGCAAATAAATTCAGGTCCATCGTTGGCTTTCTTTAAAAATTCATTCATTACAATGTTCATCTGATCAGCCAGCACTTTTTCTTGAGTTCTTTTGAATCGTTTTTTATCCAGGAGTTTACGTCTGAAAATACTGTCTTTGTGGTATTTGGctttgtttattgattttaatttttgtcgAAGATCAGGGTTTGCTTTATAATTCCGGACACTTTCagctttaactttattttggtgtatcaaatcacttttgtatttttcacaacTATATGCTTTCAACTTCTCTTTATGTTGCAGGTCGGATTTGTATTTTTCCACACTCAGTGCTTTCAACTTCTCTTTATGTTGCAGGTCGGATTTGTACTTTTTCACACTCACTGCTTTCAACTTCTCTTTATGTTGCAGGtcggttttatatttttccacgCTCAGTGCTTTCAATTTCTCTTTATGTTCCgggtcagttttgtattttttgacagTCTGTGCTTTTAATTTCTCTTTATGTTCCtggtcatttttgtatttttccacacTGTATGCTTTCACACATTCTTTATGTTGCAGatcagttttatattttccaatactccttcctctttctttcagtCGATATTTGTCCTCTTCGTGATACTTCACTATGAGAAAGTCTCTGGTCTTCTGTGCCTTCTTTTTCCTTAAATACTTTGACAAAATGATCTTTTTATTCTGATGTGATCTGTCAATAGTATTTTCATCAAGAGGATTTGAACTGAAGACACTCGTTGTTGCATGTGCTGATCTTGTGACGTGTCCCTGGGGCTCACCAAACGTACACAGTTTATAACAGTCATTTTGTTGACCTTGTTTGACACAGACAACATGTTCATAATGAGCTCCGTGATTCTGTAGGTAGATGCCTTCAGCAGACTGTTGTTTTCCACTGTTTTGAAATCTTAACCATTTGCCTTGATAGAACGTGTAAATATCAACTCCAATGCAATCAGCTGTGGCTTGAATTTCAGCTTGTGTTGCCCAGGTGTTTACATAAGACATCTTTTGCAGTTTAATGTACTCTGCCACAGTCAAATGCTGATGTTCTTCATTCAAAAGGCAGTGATATTTTTCAGGATTCTTTTCTAAGTGCTTCACTGCGTTCAGTCTGATTCTTCTATGGTGGTTCTGTGTCCCACTTATGGCTTGAGAAATGGCACGGAAGAAACAGTTACCATCTGCAACAATCTTTTCATTATGGCACGGCACTCCAGCATCCCCAGCGCATAAGGACTCTTTAacattgcaattttcaaattcaacATGAAGAATTTAGCAAATTGCCTTGCACACTTTTTCAGAAAGAGGATTAAACTGCAAAGCATTTTCCTCATAACCAACGATTGTAATGTCATTTGCATCATGCAGTTTGGCTTTCTTGACAATTGGAGATCCACTTTTTAACTCTGTGTCAACCCTGGATCGCTTTTTGTGCAATGGAGATTTCATTTGTGTTCTGCCACATTTGTGTCCTACTTCTGGTAAATTTTCCTTTGTCTTGAATCCAGGATCACAAGCTTTCAAACCAGCCGTGTCAGTTGCAGCAGTACTTTCAGTAACACAGGAACTGGGGTTACTTTTAAGTTCAGTCACACCATGAGGACAGCTCAGAGTAGGCTCAACAGTCACACCatcacagtcacagtctttcaAAGTCACTGCCACGCTATTGAGCTCAAACTCAACATTTGGCACAATGAATCCTGCTGCAAGTTGGATGATGTGGTCATAAACTTCACTGATGCTCGTGAAAAACACCACAACACT contains the following coding sequences:
- the LOC129456704 gene encoding LOW QUALITY PROTEIN: uncharacterized protein LOC129456704 (The sequence of the model RefSeq protein was modified relative to this genomic sequence to represent the inferred CDS: substituted 2 bases at 2 genomic stop codons); this encodes MSPMFVSIGTGWRPAARRWTRSSFTGKQLRVCILPESPNKELVLVIGDSHLRSFVERDVDIRADGPYSFGYICSPGATADTLETDVRHSTVNQRMSKCVVLATGNDSSTRGQTVERTCVVAFPARHVVSVAKQNQFREAYKAAAEEEGLQYVFCVHNFPMKNLRLWAKDGVKESTVDCHQHKKCFPATGHRSVCYSRVCWPLRCFVCTTEDSFNVKNPTTLATKKTLNLENSSESTLEDPIKPGDWMKHAARVGEAASSTSSWQPRVVLEKLETTVAEAAVRPAINTAPTEDQQVQTDAVSVTPRPSTCTEPEVTIELVEPDVKRPRRTSSPVHREADVQVISITVMCLHKKLLGIGTGWRPAVRHWTRSSFTGKQLRVCIPPESPNKELVLVIGDSHLRSFVERDVDIRADGPYSFGYICSPGATSDTLETDVRHSTVDQRVSKCVVLATGNDSSTRGQTVERAQKNFQSLLSTVKRLCPKTCVVDFPARHVVSVTKQNQFRQAYKAAAEAEGLQYVFCVDSFPMKNLRLWAKDGIHLSVPEGMRVLSDLICKAIRELSESTVDSAHPSQKTPAAPCVKPLPKTPDVVVTCPTSRAVRVPSTTPQTDSEGWEFGKKSLQLTATTRNVSLRQVTGLCAIPVSAGRFAVLSAPQKTPAISKNPTTLATKKVSQARTAVPSRSQPKRQMKHAARVGEAVSSTSSWQPGVVLKKLETTVAEAPVRPAINTAPTEDQQVQTDAVTVTLRPSTCTEPEVVVEVVKPDVKRPRRTSSPVHREADVQEEPDVKRPRRTPSPVHREADMQVPMKKVCCGKQVPVVRLQRPSPEECKAKVAKKDSCHEKQASVQLQPLQHEDSKAPQFDNIVGSFHQGHAIFHPQSRGKQCTAIALAAIVKHTHLREVHKWSQKDLNMTLLEGDRLYIRKKHRIPEDQSYLGAFDFKNEEKLFGKTFCLEMVTVIGRLLSVTNPEKKVCFVTLKTALEEHLATDNACLFTMSGSTCAIIAKNGMYAIVDSHARSKSGMVDGNGSSVVVFFTSISEVYDHIIQLAAGFIVPNVEFELNSVAVTLKDCDCDGVTVEPTLSCPHGVTELKSNPSSCVTESTAATDTAGLKACDPGFKTKENLPEVGHKCGRTQMKSPLHKKRSRVDTELKSGSPIVKKAKLHDANDITIVGYEENALQFNPLSEKVCKAICXILHVEFENCNVKESLCAGDAGVPCHNEKIVADGNCFFRAISQAISGTQNHHRRIRLNAVKHLEKNPEKYHCLLNEEHQHLTVAEYIKLQKMSYVNTWATQAEIQATADCIGVDIYTFYQGKWLRFQNSGKQQSAEGIYLQNHGAHYEHVVCVKQAAVVPYKQKNYKNKAAQVTAETCVSDEYLHECTSDCNAPCPLQESRGELWMCKVCHSKIQRGVTPAEWWGNNLQLDSIPLELACLNHLEKHLIALNIPFMKVLALPKGGQNGCHGPFFCIPSSVNHTCSVLPRSNLEGCLLRVKLKRKLSYKGHYEYHFVDTNHLKEALKYLKENNQYYQDIEINEEWVNEFAKEEENQAQDDSNDNAQKNSSPEDAQDKTQHEEEKHTEEVLNNNSKQTESPDEEDETLHDRQNHCIYQDSCSMPVDLGQETLDQGFEDIINLAPAEGNNPVRILSDKDNEAKSFPYLFPSGNNTYHTPRQYYLTLARYFNNRILHADGRFAKCVEYIFFAQYMSEVQQVIQQVSIASRKGHTNPASQKDNAPQNIESLQDIIKTDEGYRFLRPIRGTPSFWQGAQKDLLAMVRNLGKPTFFCSFSSADLRWGGLLNSILKQEGRTETSESLEYAERCELLRNRPVTAARMFDYRWHLLLNYVLLSSLNPIGKIKDYFYRVEFQQRGSPHVHALFWIEDAPEIGKNTDEEVVQFIDKYITCEIPTLDHQLAETVTSVQQHSQRHSKICKKKNTACRFNFPRPVSERTFITKKQKMPKCQGDTATNSQEQNKATVECICSQNEQNFMKEEDAMKILTTVKKALLDKDNPITSIQQLFQNVGITQEVWEKALKCVEKRMQIVLQRDVNEIWINPYNPLLLKCWNANMDIQYVVDVYACIVYIISYMSKSEREMGLLLKQTHQEATKQGNSDAKEAMKKIGQAYLHNRDVSAQEAVYRITQMHLKECSRKVVFIPTGDTIFKLTKPLNELKKSGNNDIWMTGFVDRYKNRPQNDTFDNMCIATFASEYRVLSTSEKKSKNAIKLQNSCGYISKRFRTKPAVVRYARFSQTKNPELYYKSLLQLFFPYRHDNDLKPSSFHSFEQFYKEGTVQLGNQTVSVMSIVNSNRSHYDIETEDLEEIKNNLDSNEILEDAWAMLCPEQEAERLEATDELAQSKLDDEDPLPHIPDLGIANKETAHLEKQHNAMTQAEGLDLIRSLNDIQLSIFFKIQKWCIQKVNGNDPEPLHVFITGGAGTGKSHLIRAIXYEANRLFAPMRRHPDNMSVLITAPTGMAAYNLNASTIHSAFSIGTDVTLPYIPLGEEKLNSLRAKYIDLKLVIIDEISMVSHKLLTYIHGRLRQIKQRGDVSPFGNVSLIAVGDFYQLPPVMAKGLYTDNLPVNFWSSFQMAELKTIVRQKDTTFAELLNRLRTRSKGTPMLHEDIHILQSRETGEQSSALHIFPTNSQVNEHNFNQLQATCPDYQTIDAQDYHYNRKTGKMESKVTPHSKNNLTSLQKQLFLGVPARVMLCKNIDVEDGLVNGVCRTVTHISETERNGLPEAVYVQFDDINVGTQRRKKYPSTAPALINSTWIQPEEERANSKGEKRRQFPLALSWAVTIHKVQGLTVDNAVVSLKQVFASGQSYVALSRVRSLDGLIIQDFDEKAIYCNDEVKHALEAMPRFLDDDVSQAKQSADVFSLFLMNVQGLVKHVPDLVSSTLHLQPDCIAVTETWLTSQSALHSVDIDGYSFHSRPRSLAYEHSKHPALTTLKSQHHGGVGMYCSHNTNCHFPDVPQFNLECLIYKNVNHQVLVAVVYRPPTYPMSVFKQNLKNLLTWLQAQSQSIVVMGDFNDDILKSSSLCNFMSSYGYVQNVTSPTTERGTLIDHVYVKSQQYEISSEVVPTYFSDHQGIVCSLKLKSV